AATCTCGAGTCTTGAATGCAATATCCGTGAAATCGTTTTTGACTTTTTTGCACAAAACCTCGAGCTCCTCTTCGTTAAGAGGAGAAGGCGGTTCCTGAAATTCGCCGTATAAAAGCCTCTCGAAAGCCACGTAGACGCCGTATCGCGGGGTGTTGCGTTCCGAGACGAGAGTAAGAAAACGCTCAAGATTTTCGTCCGACACATATGGCGGATTGAGCCCTACCTCTAACATGTCCCTTGTTATTTCGCGCCTCCATGAAATCAAAACCTCGGCGAGGAATCCCGGTTCAATCTGGATTTTGTCCACCAGCCTGTCGAAGAGCCTTGCTCTTGTATCTATCGCCAACTCTTTTGCAAGATGTTGAGGGATGTCCATGTTCTGGTAGCGTTCCTCGCGTTCCCACGGACGGGGCGCCATATCCTTGGCTATCCTCTCCACTCTTTCTCTGGCAAGCGCTATCGGCGGAGAGTCCGTATCAGGGTACATCCTGTCCGGACCTGGAAGAATGCGTTCAAAGTCGGTACGGCAGGCATCAGGCATGTGCTGGCGCGTTTCCTGCGGTACGAACTCGGTAGCTTCCTTCGCCCTTGCGATTACCTCATCTGCGGCGGTCTTTGCATCCTCAACGGTTCCCCAGACGAGCACGACCGCATCGTTTGAAGAAGCCTTAATGGCCTTGCGCAGCCGAACCTCCTCCTCAAGACCAATCCCCTCGCCCTTCTCGTCTAGGATGAACATGTTAGGCATCTCATCTAGGCATGCTATCACACGCACGCGCCCCGCAATCTCGTTAGCAAAAGTCAGCCCAGGCTGTGTCTTGTGTCTCAGGAGTTCGTCCCAGCCCTCGAGTACTACCGCTTTCACAACATTTCCCCGCTTGACCCTTGCCGAAAGTCTCTCCGAGGTAGAATTCGTCATAAGACTCGTAACGTCAACCTCCCTCGCGCTGAAACTCTCCGCAGTAATCCCCTTCTCGGCCAGCTTTTCCTTGAGTTCGAGGAGCGCCTTATGCCGCAAGGCTTCGTAGTGGGTGAGCGCCCGAATGTCAGGCGTTCTCGGGACACCCTTTATCTCGACCCTGTCTGAACCTGCAATCGATACGTTGACGTCCTGGCGCGCGGAGCCGATGCCCCTTCTCACCCTCCCGGACGCTCTCAGCAGTCTGCCCAGAAGTTCGTCTACCTCCGCCGCCTCGTGCGGGGTGAACATGTCCGGTTTTGTAACAATCTCAATCAAGGGCGTCGAGAGGCGGTCCGTTCTGAATATTATCGTATGGCCTTTGTCCTCCACCTCCCTGCATGCGTCCTCCTCAAGCGCCAGCTGCTGGATCCTCACTTTTCTTCCCCTGTACGGTATCCAGCCGTTGACGCCGATTATGGCTGTGCGCTGGAAGCCTGTGGGAATCGAACCGTCCAGATACTGCTTGCGCGTGATGTGCACCTCGTCCACAAGCTGGCAGTTCAGCATGAGCGCTATCTCTATCGCATAATCCAGAGCTTCCTGGTTTATGGGGAAGGGCGGGGTGTCGTCCATCTCGTAGGTGCAGACGTTGTCCCTGTAGAGCTGGTATATGACCTGTTTTTTCGTCTTGAACTCCATGAGCGCGGTGCCGTCGTATGTTCCCATCTCCGAGAGCGTGGGCCGCATGTGTCTTAAGATAACGGCATCCGGCTCATCGTTTCTGTATCCCACCGGGCAGTGGCAGAAGAGCTTCTTTTTGGTGTTCAACTGCTGGTGAATCTCGAGTCCGCACTTGAAACCAAGTGCTGAATAGAACTCCTTGTCGTCGAAATCCACGCCCTCGGTCAATTTCTTATGCCACGCATCCATTACCTTAGACCTCTTTTCAAGAACTCCTCGATTTCTGGAAGCCCGCCCTGGAAGATTAAATACCCGTCGTGAGGCTCGCGCTCCGTTATCTCGCCGTTGACCGGCGTGTTCATCATCTGCGCCACCTCCTGTCTTTCGTGCGTGTGCGCGAGCACCCAACCGAGCTTTATGTAGGCGACCTCGGGCAGCATGTTCAAACAAGGCACGACGCCCAGTTCCATCAAATCTCTTCCCGTGTCGTAGACGAACATCTGAACATAGCCCCACAAGGTCTGAACGGTCATGACCACCGAGATGCCCTGCTTGCAGGCCTTGCGAAGCGGTTCGTAGAGCGGCTTGTTGACGTGTCCGAGGCCGGTGCCTGCTATAACGATGCCCTTATAGCCGTTGTCTATCAATGATTCTATGATGTCCGGCTTCATCGCGGGGTAGTAGTAGACTATAGCCACGCGGTCGTCGAACACCGCATCCACCTTCACATTGCGGTCGTCTCTTCTGGGCTTGAAATCCTTGCGTAACGGCTTCACCTCGTCCGGCGTGCAGGTCGCTACAGGTATATCCGAAAGCGTGCGAAACGTCGAGCGGTAGGAAGAGTGCATCTTGCGGACCCTCGTACCCCTGTGCAAGAGATTGTACGAATCCGAAGTTGGCCCGAACATGCAGACCATCACCTCCGCTATCGGTCCTCTTGCCGCCGTGTTGCAGGCGCACCTCAAATTAAACGCCGCGTCCGAGGACGGTCTATCCGACGAACGCTGGGAGCCTACCATGATTATCGGCACGGGCGAGTCCTGAACCATGAAGGTCAATGCCGCCGCCGTGTGGTGCATGGTGTCGGTTCCGTGGCCTATCACTATTCCCGCTGCCCCTGCCTCTATCTCTCTTCCTATGGCCTTTGCCGTAGTGATGTACTGCTCTGGTCCCATGTTCTCACTAAATACCCCGAAGAGCTTCTTCGTCTTCAAATTGCAGATATCGGCTAGCTCTGGCACCGCGCCGTAAAGCTCGCCCGGGGTAAACGCCGGAATAACGGCACCCGTCCGGTAGTCCAACCTCGAGGCAATAGTCCCCCCAGTCCCCAGGAGCGTAACGTTAGGCTTTGCGGGATCGAACGGGAACTCCTTTTCCGGAATCTTGTAGTGCGCCTCGCGGAACCCCTTCTCGGTTACCCTCTTTATCCTGTCAACTGCCAGGCCTACATTGTATCCGGTATCCAGTTTCAAAACCATGTGCTGGTCGTCGGCCTGTTCGGAGCGTGGAAGTATGATGCCTTCAAAAATCCCCTTGTCGGTCTCAATCTCGACGTCCGCCCATACCCGCGCCCCCATACTCGAAAGAACCTCGCGCGCGCGTCCGCGGTAGCCTTTAAGTTGGTCAGTTTCGTTCATTTAATCTTTTCCTTCGGGTCTTTGTATTGGGAGTGATGATACTCCACATGTGTCAAAAGTCAAGAAGTTAGGAACACAAAGAGTGCTTTGTTTTCACCTTCGGGATTTTCCAATCACATGTTTATCTCCCCCTCCCTGGTGGACAGCGTGCCCCTTGGGGTGCCTGCATCCCATAGGGTAGGGGGGAAGGGGGCGGGGAGTCATTGCGAAATTAAATCGTGGCTCCGAAGGGCGGCGCTTGCGGAACAATCTCATAGCAGAGAGCTTATGCACATGGCTCTAACTTGCTTGCTTTGAGAAAGTGCCGTGAGATCGCCACGGTCGCCTTCGGCTTCCTCGCGATGACAAAACTGTTTACTTGACAAGACAACTTAGATGTGTAGCCTCTCTTTAAATGCCCGAATTTACATACGACTTGAGCGCAAAGAAAGTTAAGCTTACTGATGCCGAATTACTATCCTCATTGGAAGGGTTTGCGGAAGAAGTGGATTTTAGATATTTTCCGACAACTGAATACGATAGGTGGAAAACCAAGATAGCAACTTCAAACACGATTGTAAAGCGATTCGGGTCATGGAACAAAGCCCTTCGCATTATCGGAATTGAAGGTGGTCATGAACGTAGATATACACCTGAGGAACTTATTGAAAACTTAGAAGTTGTGTGGAAAGAATTAGGCTATCCACCAGGGAAAAGAAGGTTAAGTAAATATGGTTTGAAGATTTCGGAAACCCCGTATAAGAAGATTTGGGGAAGTATTAAGTCTGCATGTGAGTTCATATATAGGTATCATGAAGGCAAAATCTCCCGCGAAGAACTTCTTAAAGATAATATTGAGAAAGTTAATAGAGATTCGATACCTTTGAAAGTAAGATGGGAAGTGCTTAAAAGGGACAATTACAAGTGCGCGATGTGCGGATAAAGTCCTGCAAAGACTAATGACATTGAACTAGAAATAGACCATATTATTCCTGTTGCTAAAGGTGGCACTAATGATATTGATAATTTACAGACTTTGTGCCGGAAGTGCAACCAAGGGAAGAAAGATAGGATGTGACTTCCGTAGGGGTCGACCTTCAGGTCGGCCCGAAAAGAATCACGAAATTGCTCCCTACGTTCGCCCTGCGGAGCTTCGGATGCTCGAAACATCCTCGCAATGACTTTTATTCTCCTCCCCCTTGATGGGGGAGGCTGGGAGGATGTGAAACTCAAGAGCAGTTAAAAGTTTGGCTCACCGCCCCCTACCCCCCTTCAAAGGGGGGCGAATTTCTCCCCCTGACGCGCAGCGTCAAACCTGGTCACGAAGCATTAAACCGGACTCGTGCGGGGTCTTATGAGGGGACTTTGTACAGTTTTTGACCAGCTTTTGGGTAGCTTTTGACCATCTTTTGTCCAGTTTTTGTCCATAAAACGTGACCACGTTTTGGCATACGAATTCCAAGATTCGTGCTACGAAACCGGCGGTCGGGAATTTAGCAGAATTTGGCTGCCTTGACAACCGCTCCGGGCTAGTTATCATTAAACCCAATGTGTGGATTCTTTGCAATCTCCTTTAATAAAGAGCGCGCGGATCTTGGTCAGATTCTATATCGAGCAGGTACGCGTCTTGCATATCGCGGCTACGATACAGCCGGTGTCGCTACAATCTCTGAGAGCGGTCAGCTTGACCTTCGTAAGGACGCAGGCGAGGTCGAAGAGCTGAACGAGATTCTTGGATTCTCGCATATGACCGGCCAGCGCGGCATCATTCAGCTGCGCTGGGCTACATTCGGCTTTCCCAATAAGGAAAATTCCCAGCCCCATCACGACTGTAAACGCTTCATAGTCGGAGCGCACAACGGCAACATAATAAATACCAGGAACTTGCGCGAGGAGTTATCTTCCGCCGGTCACAATCTTGCAGGCGAAAACGACGGCGAAGTAATCCTTCACCTTCTTGAGTCTCCGTTCTATGAAACGAAAAACCTGAGACAGGCGGCACGCGAGGCGTCTTCGAGAATAAAAGGAGCCTATGCCTACGTCGCCACGACGCTCGACGGCGACGGGTTCGTCTCAGTAAAAAGCGGTTCATCCCTTTTCTTCGGCATAGGCGAAGGCTTCCGCTGCGTTTCGAGCGACCTCATTGCAATTCTCGACCTCACGCGCAACGTCATGCAGCTTCAAGATGGGGAGCTTATTCATTTTACATCCGACAATCACGCCGTTTACGATCTTCACAACGTGGATATCCCTCTAAACAGGGAAAGCGAAATACTGACCCTTACTCCGGAGGAGGTTTCGAAGGGTGACTTTCCGCACTTCATGCTTAAGGAGATTCACGAGATTCCATCCAAGGCGCAGGAAGTCATTCGGTATCTTCCCAAGGCTGAGCACACATCCACTGTAGTAGAAAAAATTACAAGCGCCAGACGCGTTTTCTTTGTGGGCGCGGGCTCTTCTCATTTCGCTGGACTACTTGGTTCATTTTACTTCGGTCGGCTTGCCAAGATACCTGTGACCGCGTCTTTCGGATCGGAGTTTCTCGAAAAATACCCGGATTGCGTGGGTGAAAAGGACGTCGTTCTTTTGATCTCCCAAAGCGGGGAAACGAAAGATATTAAAAATGTACTTGATGTAATCGAGAATCGAACGCAGGTTATCTCTCTCGTTAACAACATAGGCTCCACACTTGCCATGCGTTCAACATATGTCGTCCCGATTGCTTCCGATCTGGAGATAGCGGTTCCGGCAACTAAGACTTACGTGAACCAGGTCATAGCGCTTCTCTATCTTGCTCTAAGAGCGGCACAGCTTAAGGGCGGGAACGGGCTTTCCGCGAGGGAGTTTCTTACGCTTCCAGGTCTTTTGCAGAGGGTTCTTCAAAACGAGAGCAAGGTCGCATCGTTCGCGGACGAATTATCCTTGTGGCCTGATGCATACTATCTCGGATACGGGATGAGCTATCCTGTCGTGATGGAAGGAGCGTTGAAGATGAAGGAGATAACATACCTTCACGTAGAGGGTATGTACTCAGGAGAGTTCAAGCACGGACCTATCTCCAGGCTTGAAGAAGGCTATCCAGTGCTTTTCGTGGCTTCAGCTCCTGAAAAATACTACATACTTTCTCACGTGAATGAAGTCAGAACGCGCAAGGGGAGGGTCTTAACAATTGGTCCAAGCGATCCGGAACTCGAAGCAGACAGCGATTTGTACTTTCAGCTTCCGGACGCGAGCCCTGTACTTATGCCCATACTTGCCACGGTACCTTTGTATATGATTGCCTATAGAACCGCCGTCGGAAAGGGCTGCAATCCTGACAGACCGCGTAATATCTCCAAGACGATTACGGTCGATTAATTAAAGTATGGATGAAATAGGACTCGGCATCAAGAAAAAAATCCAAAAGATTTATTATCCTAAAAGTTTGAAAAATATGATTTTTATCAGCAGAAAATTCGGAGGAAATCATGTGGTCTAGACGAATACGGGTTATGGTTTGTATTGTGGGGATTGCTCTTCCGCTCTTTGGGCAGTATTACTACGAGAAAAACAAGATTCAGCGTGAGGTAACCCCTACTTATACCTATGAAACAGAGCATTTTTCCGTCTATGTAGAAGAGGGCGGAGAACAACTTGCGCATTTTTCAGGAGATATACTTGAAGAAGCCTACAAAAGCCATTCTGCGGATTTCGGGTTCGGCCTTGAAGTCAAAATCCCTGTTATCATTTACAAATCCCAGCCCGACTTTGCATCTACAAATATAATCCTTGAACCTATTGAGGAGGCTGTCGGCGGTTTCTCGGAAACGTTCAAGAATCGCATTGTTGTTCCTTTCTCTGGTTCGTATTCCGAACTCAGGCAAGTTCTTCAGCACGAGCTTGCTCATATTTTTCAGTTCGAGCTGTATTACTCCCTGACGCTCTCGAATCTTTTCGCCATAATACCCGGATTTACTCCGCCTTTATGGATTATGGAAGGTTCAGCCGAGTTTAGTTCATCTCACGGCGGCGATGAAGAGGACGCATTCATGAGAGATCTACTGCTTAACAACAACATAATACCCCTCGAGGAACTCGAATACTGGGGAGGGTATCTTGTTTACAGGCAGGGTGAGTCTGTCTTTCTTTTCATTGAGGACCGTTACGGTCGCAAGAAGGTTTTCGAGCTTCTTAACGAGCTTCAGATAAGACGTGGGATGGATGCGGCTTTCGAGAAGGTCTTTGGAATGAACGTTAAGGATTTAGGCAAAGAGTGGATGAATTGGCTGAGAATGCGCTACTGGCCTGAGGTTGCGAGGCTGGATAAGAGAGGAATCCAGGCAAGGCTTTTGACCGATCACGCGAAGGATTTTTCCTACTACAATGGAAGCGTCGCTATCTCATCGACAGGTGCGAAAATAGCTTATGCGTCGAGTAAGGATGACTATATTACTATAAACGTCATCAGCGGGTTTGACGGAAAGCCCTTGAAGAAACTCCTCAGGGCAGGACAGTCGGCCACGTTCGAACGCCTCCCTCTGCTTCGAAGAAATATGGCATGGTCACCGGATGAATCAAATCTGGCCGTAATCGGTTTTTCAAAGGAGAAGCCTGTACTTTTGATGATTGATTATTCAGACGCCAAGGTAAAGAAGCGCTTTAAACTGAAGGTTGACGATGCTCATTCACCCGTTGTTTCATCGGACGGCAGCCAGGTCGTTTTTGTGGGCATAAATGAAGGTGAAAGCGATCTCTACTCAGTCAATCTTACTTCGGGAAAAGTCGACCGTCTAACCTTCGATGCATATGAAGAAAAGGACCCTTCCTTTTCAGGCGATACCGTGATTTTCATCTCCGACAGGCCGGACAGGGACAGTGTCTGGACAATCGGAAGCTACTCCTTATTTGAGCTGTCGCCGTCAGGCAGGATTAAAAGGATATCCCCAAGATACGCTAATCTCTCCTCTCCCCATGTCGTTAACGGAGATTTATTCTTTGTAGGAGCAGGTTTCCAGCTTTACAGAATCGCGGCAGGCGATTCCACATCGGTCAAGCTTACCGACTGGTTCGACAAGATAGAGGAATTTTCTCCTGCGGCTTCGGGTAAAGCCGCATTTCTTCTGTACAACAATTCAGGATGGGACGTTGCGGTCCTCAACGGCACTATAGGAGGGCTTGAACCAGTTAAGGATACTTTCAAGGTAGAGGATCAGCAAGATCATGCCTTGATGGCTTATTCTAACGAAGATATTACTACGGAAGATCTTACACCCTACAAACCAAGATTTTCTGCCGACTACATCTACGGTACAGGCGCATACTCCTCTCTGTACGGCGCTCAGGGAAGCTTCAGCCTGGGGATAAGCGATATGCTTGGCGATCACAGGATATATGTAGATGCCGAACTTTACGGAGACATTCTCTATTCGGATATTGCCGTTACTTACTGGAACTTCAAGAGAAGAATAGACTGGGCTTTCGGCGGGTATCAGCTCGCCGATTTCTACATGTACTGGGTATCGAATACCACGTTCGACTATATCAAGAGCGCAAGAAGAGGGGCAAGCGCATTGGTATCCTTCCCTTTCAATAAGTTTTTCAGGCTGGAAACAGGGCTTGACGGAATGGCGGTAACCAATCATGAATACTACGGATGCTATTACGACAGCCTAGGCCAGTTATACTGTCAATACGATACAACATACACATATCCGCTGTTCCAAGGGACTGGCGCACTTGTATTCGACAATGCGCTCTGGAAATATTCCACACCGATGAGGGGCTTGAGACTGCGGCTCGAGGGTTATACTTCTTTTCTTTCTCCAAAGATATTTCAGACGACCTTCGCCGACCTGAGGGGGTACCTGGCTGTCACTCCAAAGGCATCTTTTGCGCTCAGGACGGTTGCAGGAGCAAGCTTCGGCGATGATCACGAATGGTTCGGACTCGGCGGTCCCTACGATGTCAGGGGATACAATCCATACCTGCCTTCAGTGGGTTCCAAGGTTCTCTTCTCCAACCTGGAACTTAGAGTTCCTTTTGTTGATTTGCTGAAATTGTCATTCCCGCTTCCTTTGAGGTTGAGCGACTTAAGGGGAGTAGTGTTCACGGATGCAGGCTTTGCGTGGGATGAGGAACCGCCCGTTCTCTGGGATTCGAATGGACGCCTGGTTGATCTTAAGGCGAGTTTTGGCGCAGGCCTAAGATATCTTCTTGGCTACTGGATGCTTAAGCTCGATTTTGCAAGGCCTTACCAAAAAGAGGACCCCGCTCTTACGGGCTGGGATGTCTGGCGCGTACACTTCAGGATAGGAGCTGATTTTTGATTGTGGAGAAAACAATTCTGAAGCGGTGGCTTGTTCCTTTCCTTGTTGTTTTTTCCGGTTGTGCATCAGTAGTAAGACCTCCAGAAGGTTTGACTTATGAGCGGATACCATACTATGCATGGGACGGCTTAAAGAATCAGCGTTCATTCAAATTCGACTACAGTATCGGAAGGAAAACACTCGCCTTCTCAGTCGACGGTCACGGTTCAGTAGTCATGCCTGACGCCTTGCGCTTCAAAGGTACCTGGAAACTCGGCGATGAAGAAAAGGTTCTTGATGTTGTAGCCGCAGGCGACTACGAACTCGATAGGGAAGACGGTCAATGGCTTCCACATCAGAGAAGCGAGGAAGCAAGAATCGTAGAACAAGTAGATAGGGTTATTCGGGACGCCCTTCTTACAAGAAATTACAAGGGATTTACTCTTGAATCCGACGAAGGAAGGACTATTAAATTCTCATTCAAGCCGAACATCGCCTATCTTGATCCCGGGTTTCAGAAGAAGTTTTCTGGTGAGTTGTTTGTCGACGGCAGAACGCTTCTTGCAAAGGAAATAAGGGGATTGTCAAATGATTCCGACATTGCATTTAACTTCAAGATACGAGCCGTTAATCAAAGAAGGGGAATCGACATGCCTTACGCTTCGAATTTCAGCGTCTCGTATTCCCTAGAGAATGTGCCTGCGTCCAATGCAAGTCGAGTCATGCACTCGCGTCTTAGAGAACTTGGTCGAAAATCAAAGATACGGGTTTCACAAGATCAGCTTACGGCAACACTAGCCTTGCCTCTTGATGAGGCTCTTGCCCGCAGTATTGCAGGAACGGGCAGGCTCTATATCCTCGGATTGAATCTTGAAGGCGGCGGGGAGCGCATTAATACTCGCGGTCAGGCTACGGATATTTTCTACATCCAGGATACTGTAGCCCGGCCGCAGATACGTTCTGCAGGACTTGAATTCGATTCCTTGAGCAGGCCGGTAATCAATATAGCGCTTGCTAAAGCTGAACCCAACTCGCGTGTCTTCGATTATTTAGGTATTGTTGTGGATGGCGTTTTATACGAAGTAATTCCGATTGACACCAAGATGGATTTCGTTAGAATTGCGAATGTGTCGACATATCAGGAGGCCTTAGCCCTTATTGTGAAACTCAGAAAACCCATGAAAGGCAGTATGACTTTTTTAAATGAGGTGAAGCTTAGATGAAGTTCGATTTGGTGCTTGCTCTCTATGCCGTGGTAATGATTGTTCTTACCGTTTACGCTCTCCATGCTTGGATAATGTTTATTTACTATCTTCGTGCGCGGCGCAGGGATAGACCAAGCGTTGAGGCATCTTCAGACTTTCCATTGGTCTGCATACAGCTTCCGATGTACAATGAAAAATACGTTGTTGAGCGGCTTCTCGAACAGGTGACAAAGATGGACTGGCCTCGTTCTAAACTT
This bacterium DNA region includes the following protein-coding sequences:
- the gatE gene encoding Glu-tRNA(Gln) amidotransferase subunit GatE, producing MDAWHKKLTEGVDFDDKEFYSALGFKCGLEIHQQLNTKKKLFCHCPVGYRNDEPDAVILRHMRPTLSEMGTYDGTALMEFKTKKQVIYQLYRDNVCTYEMDDTPPFPINQEALDYAIEIALMLNCQLVDEVHITRKQYLDGSIPTGFQRTAIIGVNGWIPYRGRKVRIQQLALEEDACREVEDKGHTIIFRTDRLSTPLIEIVTKPDMFTPHEAAEVDELLGRLLRASGRVRRGIGSARQDVNVSIAGSDRVEIKGVPRTPDIRALTHYEALRHKALLELKEKLAEKGITAESFSAREVDVTSLMTNSTSERLSARVKRGNVVKAVVLEGWDELLRHKTQPGLTFANEIAGRVRVIACLDEMPNMFILDEKGEGIGLEEEVRLRKAIKASSNDAVVLVWGTVEDAKTAADEVIARAKEATEFVPQETRQHMPDACRTDFERILPGPDRMYPDTDSPPIALARERVERIAKDMAPRPWEREERYQNMDIPQHLAKELAIDTRARLFDRLVDKIQIEPGFLAEVLISWRREITRDMLEVGLNPPYVSDENLERFLTLVSERNTPRYGVYVAFERLLYGEFQEPPSPLNEEELEVLCKKVKNDFTDIAFKTRDLKLDFLTGEAIKQSAGKAEPEKARKLLEII
- the gatD gene encoding Glu-tRNA(Gln) amidotransferase subunit GatD; amino-acid sequence: MNETDQLKGYRGRAREVLSSMGARVWADVEIETDKGIFEGIILPRSEQADDQHMVLKLDTGYNVGLAVDRIKRVTEKGFREAHYKIPEKEFPFDPAKPNVTLLGTGGTIASRLDYRTGAVIPAFTPGELYGAVPELADICNLKTKKLFGVFSENMGPEQYITTAKAIGREIEAGAAGIVIGHGTDTMHHTAAALTFMVQDSPVPIIMVGSQRSSDRPSSDAAFNLRCACNTAARGPIAEVMVCMFGPTSDSYNLLHRGTRVRKMHSSYRSTFRTLSDIPVATCTPDEVKPLRKDFKPRRDDRNVKVDAVFDDRVAIVYYYPAMKPDIIESLIDNGYKGIVIAGTGLGHVNKPLYEPLRKACKQGISVVMTVQTLWGYVQMFVYDTGRDLMELGVVPCLNMLPEVAYIKLGWVLAHTHERQEVAQMMNTPVNGEITEREPHDGYLIFQGGLPEIEEFLKRGLR
- the glmS gene encoding glutamine--fructose-6-phosphate transaminase (isomerizing), whose translation is MCGFFAISFNKERADLGQILYRAGTRLAYRGYDTAGVATISESGQLDLRKDAGEVEELNEILGFSHMTGQRGIIQLRWATFGFPNKENSQPHHDCKRFIVGAHNGNIINTRNLREELSSAGHNLAGENDGEVILHLLESPFYETKNLRQAAREASSRIKGAYAYVATTLDGDGFVSVKSGSSLFFGIGEGFRCVSSDLIAILDLTRNVMQLQDGELIHFTSDNHAVYDLHNVDIPLNRESEILTLTPEEVSKGDFPHFMLKEIHEIPSKAQEVIRYLPKAEHTSTVVEKITSARRVFFVGAGSSHFAGLLGSFYFGRLAKIPVTASFGSEFLEKYPDCVGEKDVVLLISQSGETKDIKNVLDVIENRTQVISLVNNIGSTLAMRSTYVVPIASDLEIAVPATKTYVNQVIALLYLALRAAQLKGGNGLSAREFLTLPGLLQRVLQNESKVASFADELSLWPDAYYLGYGMSYPVVMEGALKMKEITYLHVEGMYSGEFKHGPISRLEEGYPVLFVASAPEKYYILSHVNEVRTRKGRVLTIGPSDPELEADSDLYFQLPDASPVLMPILATVPLYMIAYRTAVGKGCNPDRPRNISKTITVD
- a CDS encoding BamA/TamA family outer membrane protein; this encodes MWSRRIRVMVCIVGIALPLFGQYYYEKNKIQREVTPTYTYETEHFSVYVEEGGEQLAHFSGDILEEAYKSHSADFGFGLEVKIPVIIYKSQPDFASTNIILEPIEEAVGGFSETFKNRIVVPFSGSYSELRQVLQHELAHIFQFELYYSLTLSNLFAIIPGFTPPLWIMEGSAEFSSSHGGDEEDAFMRDLLLNNNIIPLEELEYWGGYLVYRQGESVFLFIEDRYGRKKVFELLNELQIRRGMDAAFEKVFGMNVKDLGKEWMNWLRMRYWPEVARLDKRGIQARLLTDHAKDFSYYNGSVAISSTGAKIAYASSKDDYITINVISGFDGKPLKKLLRAGQSATFERLPLLRRNMAWSPDESNLAVIGFSKEKPVLLMIDYSDAKVKKRFKLKVDDAHSPVVSSDGSQVVFVGINEGESDLYSVNLTSGKVDRLTFDAYEEKDPSFSGDTVIFISDRPDRDSVWTIGSYSLFELSPSGRIKRISPRYANLSSPHVVNGDLFFVGAGFQLYRIAAGDSTSVKLTDWFDKIEEFSPAASGKAAFLLYNNSGWDVAVLNGTIGGLEPVKDTFKVEDQQDHALMAYSNEDITTEDLTPYKPRFSADYIYGTGAYSSLYGAQGSFSLGISDMLGDHRIYVDAELYGDILYSDIAVTYWNFKRRIDWAFGGYQLADFYMYWVSNTTFDYIKSARRGASALVSFPFNKFFRLETGLDGMAVTNHEYYGCYYDSLGQLYCQYDTTYTYPLFQGTGALVFDNALWKYSTPMRGLRLRLEGYTSFLSPKIFQTTFADLRGYLAVTPKASFALRTVAGASFGDDHEWFGLGGPYDVRGYNPYLPSVGSKVLFSNLELRVPFVDLLKLSFPLPLRLSDLRGVVFTDAGFAWDEEPPVLWDSNGRLVDLKASFGAGLRYLLGYWMLKLDFARPYQKEDPALTGWDVWRVHFRIGADF